In a genomic window of Vibrio gigantis:
- a CDS encoding lipoprotein — protein MKRVLALASLALVLTGCTNVTHVETGKQILLLEEVSNAALLTSYQPGVYEQMGMKDGYELYRPVAAETTNYIGSQNRYIAVKEIGNESEVCIPDSLNFFWCTTAPTKMIK, from the coding sequence ATGAAACGTGTACTCGCGCTCGCTTCACTAGCTTTAGTTTTAACAGGCTGTACTAATGTGACTCATGTGGAAACGGGTAAGCAGATTCTGTTGCTAGAAGAAGTTTCCAACGCTGCTCTTCTGACTTCCTATCAGCCAGGAGTTTACGAGCAAATGGGTATGAAAGACGGTTATGAATTGTATCGTCCTGTTGCGGCGGAAACGACGAATTATATTGGCTCACAAAACCGTTATATCGCAGTAAAAGAGATTGGTAACGAATCAGAAGTTTGCATTCCAGATTCGTTAAACTTCTTTTGGTGTACGACAGCACCAACAAAGATGATTAAGTAG
- a CDS encoding DEAD/DEAH box helicase: protein MSLSNWSTLTPEVVSQQMTFVEGEMDWRYQADNASSMAAKQAEGVAHLCRLLAQRHLALLADEVGMGKTFQAIGIIRLLQQMEPNAKVLVIAPNKNICSQWKGEFGAFEQDHWHGNSAEPLKVADPESKLEAMIAKVKEGDHNVYFTTIHALSGLTKDSEADSKAGLAHENALVLKEQVMEHLDQQGFDLLVIDEAHYLRTRDGGSQKVEAAKAFFGEAGAPLAKRVLLMTATPTHSSVKDVENILRYFTPESELQNSETERSYDAAELLTKYGLRRLRLLQGVNGAHYAKQHYRKEVAHAVSFSENQNAELFFGLYQRELVKQHQAKASNRQFLYGYLEGFESFGEQDHQSSSNFHSYGHNSSAHSHSEHSDSEQGSEQHGKDAFSKAPDTELLHMLSQEYYHCFNQFPEHPKYKALVDQFVPTKLTPSELDDIKHLVFVRRIPSVRELTKRVNTRYDNVLGYQISDALNLEEEDQDAWQKSHWSRAWLNRYLNNTEEVLDLNDEEERDEPDGDENHLRSRITELFVVKKRLESAVDETRNTECTNIALRFRTSENILSMFLEPALDYVDQDYLYHFEHHSGERKRATYSKAAEYQRAQQHQLDEMNVTAEEQAEDVLPTIWKHLIVLLNDSERKKLAQWSAATKENFATYFKKGAMFASPVMVELFCWFYKFNRTTQESVNAHNRYIGFIEYVVPKLNQSMLLWYFKAALNTFEDVCKKIARVGLEDYTNDWRVLQGHTSPAAFASGETSNRDSLQLSFNSPFYPNVLVATSVFQEGVNLHLQCNQVHHYGIAGNPGDHEQRVGRLDRLFSKVNRQYQNGEQAELKISFPYLEHSFDEDQLASFLERKVKAESKLDKCLLDSNDLQVGTGKAVDWQQYLKQPEAAENSEVKDPYPAKYS, encoded by the coding sequence ATGTCTCTATCTAATTGGTCAACATTGACACCAGAAGTGGTATCTCAACAAATGACGTTTGTCGAAGGTGAGATGGATTGGCGCTACCAAGCTGATAATGCTAGCTCAATGGCAGCGAAACAAGCAGAGGGAGTTGCTCACTTGTGTCGATTGCTTGCTCAACGTCATTTAGCACTTTTGGCCGATGAAGTCGGTATGGGTAAAACTTTTCAAGCCATTGGTATTATTCGCTTATTACAGCAGATGGAGCCAAATGCAAAAGTGCTAGTGATTGCACCTAACAAAAACATTTGTTCGCAGTGGAAAGGGGAGTTTGGGGCATTTGAACAAGATCATTGGCATGGGAACTCTGCTGAACCATTAAAAGTTGCCGATCCTGAATCCAAACTTGAGGCGATGATTGCCAAAGTTAAAGAGGGCGATCATAACGTCTACTTCACAACCATTCATGCGCTTAGTGGTTTAACCAAAGATAGTGAAGCAGACAGTAAGGCGGGGCTCGCTCATGAGAATGCACTTGTATTGAAAGAGCAGGTGATGGAGCACCTTGATCAACAAGGTTTTGATCTGTTGGTGATTGATGAAGCGCACTATCTACGTACTCGTGACGGTGGTTCTCAAAAAGTCGAGGCGGCGAAAGCATTCTTTGGTGAGGCGGGTGCACCATTAGCCAAACGAGTCTTGTTAATGACAGCCACGCCAACTCATTCATCAGTGAAAGATGTCGAGAACATCCTTAGGTATTTTACGCCAGAAAGTGAACTGCAAAACAGTGAAACGGAAAGATCGTATGACGCGGCAGAGTTGCTGACTAAATATGGATTGAGACGTCTGCGCTTATTGCAAGGTGTGAATGGTGCGCATTATGCGAAGCAGCATTATCGAAAGGAAGTGGCACATGCCGTGTCATTTTCTGAAAATCAAAACGCAGAGTTGTTCTTTGGGCTGTATCAACGTGAATTGGTCAAACAGCATCAAGCTAAGGCCTCAAACAGACAGTTTTTGTATGGCTACTTAGAAGGCTTTGAGTCTTTTGGCGAACAAGATCATCAAAGTAGCTCAAATTTTCATAGCTATGGACATAATAGTTCTGCGCATAGTCACTCTGAACATAGCGACTCTGAGCAAGGTTCGGAACAACATGGAAAAGATGCGTTTAGCAAAGCGCCAGACACCGAACTGTTGCACATGCTAAGTCAAGAGTATTACCACTGTTTCAATCAGTTTCCAGAGCACCCGAAATATAAAGCGTTAGTTGACCAATTTGTGCCAACCAAGCTTACGCCAAGTGAGCTAGATGATATTAAACATCTTGTGTTTGTGCGTCGAATCCCTTCGGTTAGAGAGCTGACAAAGCGGGTGAATACGCGCTATGACAACGTGCTTGGTTATCAAATTTCAGATGCCCTCAATTTAGAAGAGGAAGATCAAGACGCATGGCAGAAAAGCCATTGGAGCAGAGCGTGGCTGAACCGTTATCTCAATAATACCGAAGAGGTATTAGATCTGAATGATGAGGAAGAGCGAGACGAACCTGATGGTGATGAAAACCACTTACGCTCCCGTATCACAGAACTGTTTGTAGTGAAAAAGCGTCTAGAGTCTGCGGTTGATGAGACACGAAACACAGAATGTACCAATATCGCACTGCGCTTCAGAACATCAGAAAATATCCTTTCAATGTTTCTTGAGCCGGCGCTGGATTATGTTGACCAAGACTATCTCTACCATTTTGAACACCATTCAGGTGAGCGTAAGCGTGCGACATATTCAAAGGCCGCGGAGTATCAGAGAGCGCAACAGCATCAGCTTGATGAAATGAATGTCACGGCTGAAGAGCAGGCCGAAGATGTGCTGCCAACCATTTGGAAGCATTTGATTGTCTTACTTAACGATTCTGAAAGAAAAAAACTTGCTCAGTGGAGCGCCGCTACGAAAGAGAACTTTGCGACTTACTTTAAGAAAGGCGCCATGTTTGCTAGCCCAGTTATGGTCGAACTATTTTGTTGGTTTTATAAGTTTAATCGCACCACTCAAGAGAGCGTAAATGCCCATAATCGATATATCGGTTTCATTGAGTATGTAGTGCCTAAGTTAAACCAGTCAATGCTGTTGTGGTATTTTAAAGCTGCCCTAAATACGTTTGAAGATGTGTGCAAAAAAATTGCTCGTGTAGGGCTAGAAGATTACACGAACGACTGGCGTGTGCTTCAAGGCCATACGTCACCTGCGGCTTTTGCTAGTGGCGAAACCTCAAATAGAGACAGTTTGCAATTGAGTTTTAACTCACCGTTTTATCCTAACGTGCTGGTTGCAACGTCAGTATTTCAGGAAGGGGTGAACCTACACTTGCAATGCAATCAAGTTCATCATTATGGCATTGCGGGCAACCCGGGTGATCACGAGCAACGCGTGGGGCGATTGGATAGGTTGTTTAGTAAAGTGAACCGTCAATATCAAAATGGTGAACAGGCTGAGCTTAAAATTAGTTTCCCCTACTTAGAACATTCATTTGATGAAGACCAATTGGCTTCATTTTTGGAACGTAAAGTAAAAGCCGAGAGTAAACTCGATAAGTGTTTGTTAGATAGTAACGACTTACAAGTTGGTACAGGGAAAGCAGTGGATTGGCAGCAGTACTTGAAACAACCAGAAGCGGCTGAAAATAGCGAAGTGAAAGATCCTTACCCTGCTAAGTACAGCTAA
- a CDS encoding monovalent cation:proton antiporter-2 (CPA2) family protein: MTGYFLQAFIYLVAAVIAVPIAKRLGLGSVLGYLIAGVVIGPIIGLVGEETTTIQHFAEFGVVMMLFLVGLELEPKMLWAMRNRLMGLGGLQVGGTTAIVMGIALFFGQPWTIALTIGLIFALSSTAIVLQTFNEKGLSKTEGGKNAFSVLLFQDIAVIPMLAFIPLLALPELIEAAQSAVASASDHHEELSLVAGLPGWAYGLVITASIAIVVVGGHFLSRPLFRFVASSGLREIFTATALMLVIGIAALMSLVGLSPALGTFLAGVVLANSEFRHELESNIDPFKGLLLGLFFITVGAGINFDVLFNDFGLIIGLTLGVMLLKALVLFTLALIFKIKNSDRWLFTLSLAQAGEFGFVLLSFSAQNHVLPADIVQTLSLVVALSMFLTPGLFILFDKVILPRYEQKSNDREEDTIEEKGTVIIAGIGRFGQIVNRLLVSNDVNTVVLDHQANQVDLLRSINIKSYFGDATRHDLLHTAGIEEAAMLVVAIDNQDSSVELVKYVKHTYPKVKILARAFDRGHSYRLREAGADSVVSETYHSALEMGAEALRSLGHHPFFVEQQKSTYQRVESRKSEKLYQAWSEAEENPRYDNNYRQIFIHLEEAMKEDMKKDRSDKHSRSERGWTPPPKGYADGFEEDES, translated from the coding sequence ATGACGGGATATTTTCTACAAGCATTTATCTACTTAGTCGCAGCAGTCATTGCCGTACCTATTGCCAAAAGGCTTGGCCTTGGCTCTGTATTAGGTTATCTCATTGCTGGTGTTGTGATTGGTCCGATCATTGGCCTCGTGGGTGAAGAGACCACAACCATTCAACACTTTGCCGAGTTCGGTGTAGTCATGATGCTGTTCTTAGTCGGTCTTGAACTTGAGCCTAAAATGCTTTGGGCAATGAGAAATCGCCTTATGGGCCTGGGTGGTCTGCAAGTTGGTGGCACCACCGCAATTGTAATGGGTATTGCCCTCTTCTTCGGGCAACCTTGGACGATCGCGCTGACTATCGGTTTGATCTTCGCGCTGTCATCAACTGCGATTGTTCTCCAAACCTTTAATGAAAAAGGGCTATCTAAGACAGAAGGCGGTAAGAACGCTTTCTCAGTTTTACTGTTCCAAGATATTGCCGTCATCCCTATGTTGGCATTTATCCCTCTATTAGCATTACCAGAATTAATTGAAGCTGCACAAAGCGCGGTCGCTTCTGCTTCTGATCACCATGAAGAGTTAAGTCTTGTTGCTGGCCTGCCGGGTTGGGCTTATGGCCTTGTGATCACGGCATCTATCGCGATAGTTGTTGTCGGCGGGCACTTTTTGAGTCGTCCACTGTTCCGCTTTGTGGCAAGCTCAGGCCTGCGTGAAATCTTTACTGCAACCGCACTAATGTTGGTGATTGGTATTGCTGCATTAATGAGCCTAGTCGGCCTATCACCGGCTTTAGGTACTTTCCTTGCTGGTGTGGTATTGGCCAACAGTGAATTCCGCCACGAACTTGAGTCTAATATCGACCCGTTTAAAGGGCTGCTTCTTGGCTTGTTCTTCATTACCGTAGGTGCTGGCATCAACTTTGATGTTCTATTCAACGACTTTGGTTTGATCATTGGCCTCACCCTTGGCGTTATGCTTCTTAAAGCCTTAGTACTATTTACGTTGGCGTTGATCTTCAAAATCAAAAACAGTGACCGTTGGCTGTTTACATTGAGCTTGGCGCAAGCCGGTGAGTTTGGTTTTGTACTACTGAGCTTCTCTGCTCAAAACCACGTACTACCTGCTGACATTGTCCAAACATTGTCGCTGGTTGTAGCGCTTTCAATGTTCCTAACACCAGGGCTGTTCATTCTATTTGATAAAGTGATTCTGCCGCGTTACGAACAAAAATCGAACGACCGCGAAGAAGATACTATTGAAGAGAAAGGCACCGTTATCATTGCGGGCATTGGCCGATTCGGCCAGATTGTTAACCGCTTATTGGTGTCGAATGATGTCAATACTGTGGTTCTGGATCACCAAGCGAACCAAGTAGATTTATTACGCTCCATCAATATCAAATCTTACTTTGGTGATGCGACTCGTCACGATTTATTGCATACCGCCGGAATCGAAGAAGCCGCAATGCTAGTAGTAGCGATCGATAACCAAGACTCAAGCGTTGAATTAGTGAAGTACGTTAAACACACCTACCCTAAAGTGAAAATCTTAGCCCGCGCATTCGACCGTGGTCATAGTTATCGCTTACGAGAAGCAGGTGCAGATTCTGTAGTGTCCGAAACTTACCACTCTGCACTTGAAATGGGAGCAGAAGCCTTGCGCTCTTTAGGGCACCACCCATTCTTCGTCGAGCAGCAAAAATCGACGTATCAACGTGTTGAGAGCCGTAAGTCTGAAAAGCTTTACCAAGCTTGGTCTGAAGCGGAAGAGAACCCACGCTACGACAACAACTACCGACAAATCTTCATTCATCTTGAAGAAGCAATGAAAGAAGATATGAAGAAAGACCGTTCGGATAAGCACTCTCGCTCTGAACGTGGTTGGACCCCTCCGCCGAAGGGCTATGCTGATGGCTTTGAGGAAGACGAGTCTTAA
- a CDS encoding DUF819 family protein — MITNDAVIMGMLAVILGGVFITESSQNSALKKFYSFVPGLLLCYFVPSLLNSLGIIDASNSKLYFVASRYLLPSALVLLIISADLRKIFGLGSKAVIMFLTGTVGIIIGGPLAILIIDQVNPDLVSGDVWRGLTTVAGSWIGGGANQAAMKEVFEVDDQLFSAMITVDVICANIWMAVLLVMAGRQKKIDAWLKADTSAIEELKETVSKYQEENARPTTTTDLMKIAAIAFGLTGLAHFFSDLIAPWISTNAPELAKYSLTSGFFWLIVMVTTFALIASCFKSTRSLEHSGASKIGSAFIYILVATIGMQMDVTAIFDNPGYFFIGITWLTIHALLMIVMAKLIRAPLFFMAVGSQANVGGAASAPVVAAAFHPALAPVGILMAVLGYALGTYGAYICGLIMQAAAG, encoded by the coding sequence ATGATTACTAATGATGCTGTAATAATGGGCATGTTAGCTGTTATTCTTGGCGGTGTATTTATCACGGAAAGTAGCCAAAATAGCGCACTGAAAAAATTCTACTCGTTCGTTCCGGGTCTATTGCTCTGTTACTTTGTTCCTTCTCTATTGAACAGTTTAGGCATCATCGACGCATCAAACTCTAAGCTGTACTTCGTTGCGAGTCGTTACCTATTACCAAGCGCGCTCGTTCTACTGATCATCTCAGCTGACCTACGCAAAATCTTCGGCCTTGGCTCAAAAGCCGTCATCATGTTCCTAACGGGTACTGTCGGCATCATCATTGGTGGGCCTTTGGCGATTCTGATTATCGACCAAGTCAACCCTGACCTTGTATCTGGCGATGTATGGCGTGGCCTTACCACAGTAGCAGGCTCTTGGATCGGCGGCGGTGCAAATCAAGCTGCCATGAAAGAAGTGTTCGAGGTTGATGACCAACTCTTCTCTGCAATGATTACAGTTGATGTTATCTGTGCAAACATTTGGATGGCCGTATTACTTGTCATGGCAGGTCGTCAGAAGAAGATTGATGCATGGCTAAAAGCAGACACATCAGCTATCGAAGAGCTAAAAGAGACGGTTTCTAAATACCAAGAAGAGAACGCTCGACCAACAACTACTACCGATCTAATGAAGATCGCTGCAATTGCCTTTGGTCTAACAGGCCTTGCTCACTTCTTCAGTGACCTAATCGCACCATGGATCTCAACGAATGCTCCAGAACTTGCGAAATACAGCCTTACATCTGGCTTCTTCTGGCTAATCGTTATGGTAACAACGTTCGCGTTGATCGCTTCGTGCTTTAAATCGACACGTAGCCTTGAGCACAGTGGCGCATCGAAAATTGGTTCAGCGTTCATCTATATCCTAGTTGCTACCATTGGTATGCAAATGGATGTTACAGCCATCTTTGACAACCCTGGTTACTTCTTCATAGGTATCACATGGTTAACTATCCATGCCCTTCTGATGATTGTGATGGCGAAGCTAATTCGTGCACCATTGTTCTTCATGGCTGTAGGTAGCCAAGCTAACGTAGGTGGCGCAGCATCAGCTCCTGTGGTTGCAGCTGCATTCCACCCTGCATTAGCTCCGGTAGGTATCTTGATGGCTGTACTGGGTTACGCACTTGGTACATACGGTGCTTACATCTGTGGCCTAATCATGCAGGCTGCTGCTGGCTAG